A single region of the Arthrobacter sp. V1I7 genome encodes:
- a CDS encoding alpha/beta fold hydrolase, with protein sequence MRTVEHYFEVPLDHFGGADPSPGCEETITVFAREYVAAEHSEEEAAELPWLLYLQGGPGGRGNRLPALGGWSKAAAKDFRILMLDQRGTGLSSVIDRNTLPLRGNEADQAGYLSHFRADSIVADAEAIRRALGSAPWTIYGQSYGGFCALSYLSSAPEGLREVLITGGLAPLTGSADRVYRATFRRVAARNAEYFGWYPEDRQAVSSIARHLRETEEILPDGSRLTVERFQMAGACLGGNTRVDALHHLLEDAFVSTPDGERLSDAFLEQVRCLVTRSRNPLYALMHESIYGQGEATDWAAWRVLQDFPEFQPDVPEPLLTGEMVYPWYFEQDPALRPLRKVAQLLAEKADWTPLYDPDRLALNSVPVAAAVYTDDIYVDRDLSLETAAAVRGLQVWESADFHHDGIADDGEGIFARLLGMTRSVRH encoded by the coding sequence ATGCGCACCGTGGAGCACTATTTCGAGGTGCCGCTGGACCACTTCGGCGGCGCCGACCCGAGTCCCGGCTGCGAAGAGACGATCACCGTGTTCGCCCGCGAGTATGTCGCCGCGGAACACAGCGAGGAGGAGGCGGCCGAGCTGCCCTGGCTGCTTTACCTGCAGGGCGGTCCGGGCGGGCGCGGCAACCGTCTCCCCGCCCTCGGCGGCTGGAGCAAGGCAGCCGCCAAGGACTTCCGCATCCTCATGCTGGACCAGCGGGGCACCGGCCTGTCCTCCGTCATCGACCGCAACACGCTCCCCCTGCGGGGCAACGAAGCGGACCAGGCCGGGTATCTGTCCCATTTCCGCGCGGACTCCATCGTCGCGGACGCCGAAGCCATCCGGCGGGCCCTGGGCTCGGCGCCCTGGACCATCTACGGCCAGAGCTATGGCGGGTTCTGTGCCCTCAGCTACCTCTCCTCGGCCCCTGAGGGCCTTCGCGAAGTCCTCATCACGGGCGGGCTGGCTCCGCTGACGGGATCCGCGGACCGCGTGTACCGGGCCACCTTCCGGCGTGTCGCCGCCCGGAACGCCGAATACTTCGGTTGGTATCCCGAGGACCGGCAAGCTGTCAGCAGCATTGCCCGGCACTTGAGGGAGACCGAGGAGATCCTGCCGGACGGCTCACGGCTGACGGTGGAGCGCTTCCAGATGGCGGGCGCATGCCTGGGCGGAAACACCCGGGTGGACGCGCTGCACCACCTGCTGGAGGACGCTTTTGTCAGTACTCCCGACGGCGAGAGGCTCTCGGACGCCTTCCTGGAACAGGTCCGCTGCCTCGTCACCCGCTCCCGCAACCCGCTGTACGCGCTGATGCACGAATCCATCTACGGCCAGGGCGAGGCCACTGACTGGGCCGCCTGGCGGGTCCTCCAGGATTTTCCCGAGTTCCAGCCGGACGTACCGGAGCCGCTGCTGACCGGTGAAATGGTCTATCCGTGGTACTTCGAACAGGACCCGGCACTCCGCCCGCTTCGGAAGGTCGCGCAACTGCTGGCGGAAAAAGCCGACTGGACGCCGCTGTACGACCCGGACCGCTTGGCCCTCAACAGCGTTCCGGTGGCCGCCGCCGTCTACACCGACGACATTTACGTCGACCGGGACCTCTCGCTCGAGACCGCGGCCGCTGTCCGCGGGCTGCAGGTCTGGGAGTCTGCGGACTTCCACCATGACGGCATCGCGGATGACGGCGAGGGGATCTTTGCCCGTCTACTGGGCATGACCCGCTCGGTCCGGCACTGA
- a CDS encoding TerC family protein, whose translation MPELPIWFEVGSFVALGIILAIDLLLVLKRPHEPSMKEAGLWVSFYIALALVFAGAMFAFTGPEFGGQFLAGWVTEYSLSIDNLFVFIIIMARFSVPRKYQQEVLMVGIIIALILRGIFILLGAIVIEQFSWVFYIFGAFLLWTAWKQAQDDGEDEEDKENPLIARIRRVLPMSEKFDGGKLRTVVDGKKVFTPMLIVFVTIGMTDLLFAVDSIPAIFGLTQSAFIVFTANIFALMGLRQLYFLLGGLMNRLIYLKHALSVILAFIGIKLVLHAMHVNELPFINGGQHIEWAPEIPTFVSLGVIIGTIVVAVIASLASSKASKAKLDARLEEDSRKSLSDAE comes from the coding sequence GTGCCCGAACTTCCTATCTGGTTCGAGGTCGGCTCTTTTGTCGCTCTCGGCATCATCCTCGCCATTGACCTGCTGTTGGTCCTGAAGCGCCCGCACGAGCCTTCCATGAAGGAGGCGGGGCTGTGGGTTTCCTTCTACATCGCGCTCGCCCTCGTTTTCGCGGGCGCCATGTTCGCCTTTACCGGCCCGGAGTTCGGCGGACAGTTCCTCGCCGGCTGGGTGACCGAATACAGCCTCAGCATCGATAACCTGTTCGTGTTCATCATCATCATGGCGCGCTTCTCGGTACCGCGTAAGTACCAGCAGGAAGTGCTCATGGTGGGCATCATCATCGCGCTGATCCTCCGCGGCATCTTCATTCTTCTCGGCGCAATCGTGATTGAACAGTTCAGCTGGGTCTTCTACATCTTCGGTGCCTTCCTGCTATGGACGGCGTGGAAGCAGGCCCAGGATGATGGCGAGGACGAGGAAGACAAGGAAAACCCGCTGATCGCCCGGATCCGGAGGGTCCTGCCGATGTCGGAGAAGTTCGACGGCGGCAAGCTCCGCACCGTCGTGGACGGCAAGAAGGTCTTCACCCCGATGCTGATCGTCTTCGTGACCATCGGCATGACGGACCTGCTCTTCGCGGTCGACTCCATCCCGGCGATCTTCGGCCTCACCCAGAGCGCCTTCATCGTCTTCACCGCGAACATCTTTGCCCTGATGGGTCTGCGGCAGCTGTACTTCCTGCTCGGCGGCCTGATGAACCGCCTCATCTACCTGAAGCACGCCCTGTCCGTGATCCTCGCGTTCATCGGCATCAAGCTCGTCCTGCACGCCATGCACGTCAACGAACTGCCGTTCATCAACGGCGGCCAGCACATCGAGTGGGCTCCTGAGATCCCGACGTTCGTCTCCCTCGGCGTGATCATCGGCACCATCGTCGTGGCCGTCATTGCCAGCCTGGCCAGCTCCAAGGCGTCCAAGGCAAAGCTCGACGCCCGCCTCGAAGAGGACTCCCGCAAGAGCCTCAGCGACGCCGAGTAA
- the uvrB gene encoding excinuclease ABC subunit UvrB, protein MSLAQEINRVVAPFEVISEFQPAGDQPTAIAELTERIKGGEKDVVLLGATGTGKSATTAWLVEQVQRPTLVMVQNKTLAAQLANEFRELLPNNAVEYFVSYYDYYQPEAYVAQTDTFIEKDSSVNEEVERLRHSATNALLTRRDVIVVATVSCIYGLGTPEEYIAGMVTLRKGAEMNRDALLRKFVSMQYARNDMDFHRGTFRVRGDTVEIIPMYEELAIRIEFFGDEIENIYTLHPLTGEVLRDETEMYVFPASHYVAGPERMGRAIKRIEDELAERLAVLESQNKLVEAQRLRMRTTYDLEMMQQMGFCNGIENYSSHIDGRARGTAPHCLIDYFPDDFLLVIDESHVTVPQIGAMYEGDMSRKRNLVDHGFRLPSAMDNRPLKWDEFQDRVGQTVYLSATPGKYELGKSDGFVQQIIRPTGLIDPQVIVKPTKGQIDDLLGEIRTRTAKNERVLVTTLTKRMAEDLTDYLLGHGVKVEYLHSDVDTLRRVELLRELRMGVFDVLVGINLLREGLDLPEVSLVSILDADKEGFLRSATSLIQTIGRAARNVSGEVHMYADRITDSMAKAIDETNRRREIQVAYNTEKGIDPQPLRKKIADITDQIAKEDADTRELLAAAGKARGKGKGASKVRADGLAAAPAEDLVGLIEQLTEQMHAAAAELQFELAARLRDEVGELKKELRQMQSAGHA, encoded by the coding sequence ATGAGTCTTGCCCAGGAGATCAACCGTGTCGTGGCGCCGTTCGAGGTCATCAGCGAGTTCCAGCCGGCGGGTGACCAGCCGACTGCCATCGCCGAACTGACCGAGCGCATCAAGGGCGGCGAAAAGGACGTGGTGCTGCTCGGAGCCACCGGTACCGGCAAGAGCGCTACGACGGCCTGGCTGGTCGAACAGGTCCAGCGGCCCACCCTGGTGATGGTGCAGAACAAGACCCTCGCCGCGCAGCTGGCCAACGAATTCCGCGAACTGCTCCCGAACAACGCGGTCGAGTACTTCGTCTCCTACTACGACTACTACCAGCCCGAGGCCTATGTCGCGCAGACGGACACCTTCATCGAGAAGGATTCCTCCGTCAACGAGGAGGTGGAACGACTCCGGCACTCCGCCACGAACGCGCTGCTGACCCGGCGGGACGTGATCGTGGTGGCCACCGTCTCCTGCATCTACGGCCTCGGCACCCCGGAAGAATACATTGCCGGCATGGTGACCCTCCGCAAGGGGGCGGAGATGAACCGGGACGCCCTGCTGCGCAAGTTCGTCTCCATGCAGTACGCCCGGAACGACATGGACTTCCACCGCGGCACGTTCCGGGTCCGCGGCGACACCGTGGAAATCATCCCGATGTACGAGGAGCTGGCGATCCGGATCGAGTTCTTCGGGGACGAGATCGAGAACATCTACACCCTGCACCCGCTCACCGGGGAGGTCCTCCGGGACGAGACCGAGATGTACGTCTTCCCGGCCTCGCACTACGTGGCCGGTCCGGAACGCATGGGCCGGGCGATCAAGCGGATCGAGGACGAACTGGCCGAGCGGCTCGCGGTGCTTGAGAGCCAGAACAAGCTCGTGGAAGCCCAGCGGCTCCGGATGCGCACCACCTACGACCTGGAGATGATGCAGCAGATGGGCTTCTGCAACGGCATCGAGAACTATTCTTCGCACATCGACGGCCGCGCCCGCGGGACCGCGCCGCACTGCCTCATCGACTACTTCCCGGACGACTTCCTCCTGGTCATTGATGAATCCCACGTGACGGTGCCGCAGATCGGCGCCATGTACGAGGGCGACATGTCCCGCAAGCGGAACCTGGTGGACCATGGCTTCCGGCTGCCCTCGGCAATGGACAACCGGCCGCTCAAATGGGACGAGTTCCAGGACCGCGTCGGCCAGACCGTCTATCTGTCTGCCACCCCGGGCAAGTACGAGCTCGGCAAGTCCGACGGTTTCGTCCAGCAGATCATCCGTCCCACCGGCCTGATCGACCCCCAAGTCATCGTCAAACCCACCAAGGGCCAGATCGATGACCTCCTGGGTGAGATCCGGACCCGCACGGCAAAGAATGAACGCGTCCTGGTCACCACCCTGACAAAGCGGATGGCCGAGGATCTTACCGATTACCTGCTGGGCCACGGCGTCAAGGTCGAATACCTGCACTCGGACGTCGACACCCTCCGCCGGGTGGAACTGCTCCGCGAACTCCGGATGGGCGTCTTCGACGTCCTGGTGGGCATCAACCTGCTCCGTGAAGGCCTTGACCTGCCGGAGGTATCGCTTGTGAGCATCCTGGACGCGGACAAGGAAGGGTTCCTGCGCTCGGCGACCTCGCTGATCCAGACCATCGGCCGTGCCGCACGCAATGTCTCCGGCGAAGTCCACATGTACGCGGACCGCATCACCGATTCCATGGCCAAGGCGATCGACGAGACCAACCGCCGCCGCGAGATCCAGGTCGCGTACAACACCGAAAAAGGGATCGATCCGCAGCCGCTGCGGAAGAAAATCGCGGACATCACGGATCAGATCGCCAAGGAGGATGCGGACACCCGCGAACTGCTGGCCGCCGCGGGCAAGGCACGCGGCAAGGGCAAGGGCGCTTCCAAGGTCCGGGCCGACGGGCTCGCGGCCGCTCCTGCCGAGGACCTCGTGGGACTGATCGAACAGCTGACCGAACAGATGCACGCCGCCGCCGCGGAGCTCCAGTTCGAACTCGCCGCCCGCCTGCGCGACGAGGTCGGCGAGCTGAAGAAGGAACTCCGGCAGATGCAGTCCGCCGGGCACGCCTAG
- the coaE gene encoding dephospho-CoA kinase — protein sequence MLKIGLTGGIASGKSVVASRLRDLGAVLVDADALAREVVEPGSSGLARVVEAFSSGILTPDGHLDRPRLGALVFGDPERLAVLNGIVHPLVRERAAALVAGAPAGAVVVQDIPLLVETGQGSHFHLVLVVDAPDAVRVQRMVQHRHMTEEDAHARMSAQASREDRLAAADVVLDNSGSKEELRDAVDRLWKFRLVPFAANLKDRRVAPRTGGPVITTAKPDWPAQAGRLIARLQAAAPQEIVALDHVGSTAVPGLDAKDVLDLQLGVWDMAAADRIAPLLAEAGFPRWPGTVSDNPKPAHPDPADWVKRLHGNADPGRAVNVHIRAAGSPGWRFALCFRDWLRDDAAARVDYLAEKRRVARRHVADKSTAGYAADKESWFTDYAAPRMEAWAQRTGWQPPSYGAAAGTAAGVAGGTAEGTGTGTRGSSGAGPGTAQS from the coding sequence GTGCTGAAGATCGGGTTAACGGGCGGCATAGCCTCAGGGAAGTCAGTGGTTGCCTCGCGCCTGCGCGATCTCGGCGCGGTGCTGGTCGACGCCGACGCGCTTGCGCGGGAAGTCGTCGAGCCGGGGAGTTCCGGACTGGCGCGGGTCGTCGAAGCGTTCAGCTCCGGAATCCTGACACCGGACGGCCACCTAGACCGCCCCCGGTTGGGAGCCCTGGTCTTCGGCGACCCGGAACGCCTCGCGGTGCTGAACGGCATCGTCCATCCCCTCGTCCGGGAGCGCGCCGCCGCGCTGGTGGCCGGTGCCCCGGCGGGGGCCGTCGTGGTCCAGGACATCCCGCTCCTGGTGGAAACCGGGCAGGGAAGCCACTTCCATCTGGTCCTGGTGGTGGACGCTCCGGACGCGGTCCGGGTGCAGCGGATGGTGCAACACCGGCATATGACCGAAGAGGACGCCCACGCCAGAATGTCTGCCCAGGCCTCGCGGGAGGACCGGTTGGCCGCTGCCGACGTCGTGCTGGACAACTCGGGTTCAAAAGAGGAACTGCGCGACGCCGTGGACCGGCTCTGGAAGTTCCGGCTGGTACCCTTCGCAGCAAATCTGAAGGACCGCCGTGTCGCCCCCCGGACGGGCGGGCCAGTGATCACGACGGCCAAACCGGACTGGCCGGCGCAGGCCGGACGGCTGATCGCGCGCCTGCAGGCAGCGGCCCCGCAGGAGATCGTGGCGCTGGACCACGTCGGCTCCACTGCCGTTCCCGGGCTCGACGCCAAGGACGTTCTCGACCTCCAGCTCGGCGTGTGGGACATGGCCGCCGCGGACCGGATCGCACCGCTGCTGGCCGAAGCCGGGTTCCCGCGCTGGCCGGGGACCGTCTCGGACAATCCCAAGCCGGCCCATCCGGACCCGGCCGACTGGGTCAAGCGGCTGCACGGCAATGCGGACCCCGGCCGGGCCGTCAACGTCCACATCCGGGCCGCAGGGTCGCCGGGCTGGCGTTTTGCGCTCTGCTTCCGCGATTGGCTGCGCGACGACGCCGCCGCCCGGGTTGATTACCTGGCCGAAAAGCGCCGGGTTGCCAGGCGTCACGTCGCGGACAAGTCCACTGCCGGATACGCTGCCGACAAGGAGAGCTGGTTCACCGACTATGCCGCCCCACGGATGGAGGCCTGGGCGCAGCGCACGGGCTGGCAGCCGCCGTCGTACGGCGCAGCCGCCGGAACAGCGGCGGGCGTAGCGGGCGGCACAGCGGAAGGAACCGGCACGGGGACCCGGGGCTCCTCGGGAGCCGGACCCGGTACCGCCCAAAGCTGA
- a CDS encoding YigZ family protein has protein sequence MADDAVIAESRATAYTTLAEPEFRHEFEVKRSRFITVLHRTGDEERARSVLAGLRKEFYDARHHCSAFVLGADRSVQRSNDDGEPSGTAGAPMLEALLKRETAPGVTDLSDVTAVVVRYFGGILLGAGGLVRAYSESVSAALDQTRLVKRRRLRICAVPVPHTAAGRLENDLRAAGYVMADTSYEAQNTTLRIALPDDPAGLDEAAERLAGLSAGRAVLVPGETEWVDVPIS, from the coding sequence GTGGCAGATGATGCAGTGATCGCGGAGAGCCGGGCCACGGCGTACACGACGCTGGCCGAACCGGAGTTCCGGCACGAGTTTGAGGTCAAGCGTTCCCGGTTCATCACCGTGCTGCACCGCACGGGAGACGAGGAACGGGCCCGGTCGGTGCTGGCCGGGCTCCGCAAGGAATTTTACGATGCACGGCACCACTGCTCGGCGTTCGTCCTGGGGGCAGACCGGAGCGTGCAACGCTCCAATGACGACGGCGAGCCCTCCGGGACGGCCGGCGCCCCGATGCTGGAGGCGCTGCTCAAACGTGAGACCGCTCCCGGGGTGACGGACCTCAGCGACGTGACGGCCGTCGTCGTACGCTATTTCGGCGGAATCCTGCTCGGCGCGGGCGGACTGGTACGGGCCTACTCCGAATCCGTGTCCGCTGCCCTGGACCAGACGCGGCTGGTGAAACGGCGACGGCTGCGCATCTGCGCCGTTCCAGTGCCGCACACGGCGGCGGGCCGGCTGGAAAATGACCTGCGCGCCGCGGGCTATGTCATGGCGGACACGAGTTACGAGGCGCAGAATACTACTCTCAGGATCGCCCTGCCGGACGATCCGGCCGGGCTGGACGAGGCCGCTGAGCGGCTCGCGGGCCTGTCAGCGGGACGCGCGGTGCTGGTGCCCGGAGAAACGGAGTGGGTCGATGTCCCCATCAGCTGA
- a CDS encoding GNAT family N-acetyltransferase: MSPSAELSLTVSLVDVGEDVLEHLLAVAIRDADADEVTPPLGSGAGWSSERISWFRGYHHAASGLDGPAQQKSWAIRCDGELAGSIRLRWTGPGTLETGIWMARGWRGRGIGHEALRQVKAHAAASGATGLDADTTAGNGAALALLRGAGAELVFAAASGAAAVPVKARIPLL; the protein is encoded by the coding sequence ATGTCCCCATCAGCTGAGTTGTCCCTTACCGTGTCGCTCGTGGATGTCGGGGAGGACGTGCTGGAGCACCTCCTGGCTGTCGCGATCCGGGACGCCGATGCCGACGAGGTGACGCCACCGCTGGGCAGCGGGGCCGGCTGGAGCTCGGAGCGGATCAGCTGGTTCCGCGGATACCACCACGCGGCGTCAGGGCTCGACGGCCCCGCACAGCAGAAGAGCTGGGCCATCCGCTGCGACGGGGAGCTGGCCGGCTCCATCCGGCTCAGGTGGACGGGACCGGGGACTCTCGAAACCGGGATCTGGATGGCGCGGGGCTGGCGCGGCCGGGGTATCGGCCACGAGGCCCTGCGGCAGGTGAAGGCCCACGCCGCGGCCTCCGGCGCCACCGGATTGGACGCTGACACGACCGCCGGCAACGGCGCGGCGCTCGCCCTGCTGCGCGGGGCCGGCGCCGAGCTGGTGTTCGCCGCAGCATCCGGCGCCGCGGCGGTGCCGGTGAAGGCCCGCATCCCGCTGCTCTGA
- the rpsA gene encoding 30S ribosomal protein S1: MTITSTEKPGTPVVAINDIGTAEDFLAAVDATIKYFNDGDLVEGTVVKVDRDEVLLDIGYKTEGVIPSRELSIKHDVDPGDVVSVGDLVEALVLTKEDKEGRLILSKKRAQYERAWGDIEKVKEEDGVVTGTVIEVVKGGLILDIGLRGFLPASLVEMRRVRDLAPYIGQQIEAKIIELDKNRNNVVLSRRAWLEQTQSEVRSTFLNKLEKGQVRPGVVSSIVNFGAFVDLGGVDGLVHVSELSWKHIDHPSEVVEVGQEVTVEVLEVDLDRERVSLSLKATQEDPWQTFARTHALGQVVPGKVTKLVPFGAFVRVEDGIEGLVHISELAVRHVELAEQVVSVGDELFVKVIDIDLERRRISLSLKQANEGVDAESTEFDPALYGMAAEYDEEGNYKYPEGFDPESNEWLEGYETQRAVWEQQYADAQTRWEAHKKQVAQHAADDAAAATSGESDSGTTSYSSEPAATETGAGTLASDEALAALREKLTGN, encoded by the coding sequence ATGACCATCACCTCCACCGAGAAGCCCGGTACCCCCGTAGTCGCCATTAACGACATCGGTACCGCTGAGGACTTCCTCGCAGCAGTCGACGCCACCATCAAGTACTTCAACGACGGAGATCTCGTCGAAGGTACCGTCGTCAAGGTTGACCGCGATGAAGTTCTGCTCGACATCGGTTACAAGACCGAAGGTGTCATTCCCTCCCGTGAGCTTTCCATCAAACACGATGTTGATCCCGGAGACGTCGTCTCCGTCGGCGATCTGGTCGAAGCCCTGGTGCTCACCAAGGAAGACAAAGAAGGCCGCCTGATCCTCTCCAAGAAGCGTGCTCAGTACGAGCGTGCCTGGGGCGACATCGAGAAGGTCAAGGAAGAAGACGGTGTTGTCACCGGTACCGTCATCGAGGTTGTCAAGGGTGGTCTTATCCTCGACATCGGTCTGCGCGGCTTCCTGCCCGCATCCCTCGTCGAGATGCGCCGTGTGCGCGACCTTGCTCCGTACATCGGTCAGCAGATCGAAGCCAAGATCATCGAGCTGGACAAGAACCGCAACAACGTTGTGCTGTCCCGCCGTGCCTGGCTCGAACAGACCCAGTCCGAGGTCCGCTCCACGTTCCTCAACAAGCTGGAAAAGGGCCAGGTTCGTCCCGGCGTCGTTTCCTCCATCGTCAACTTCGGTGCCTTCGTGGACCTGGGCGGCGTAGACGGCCTGGTACACGTTTCCGAGCTGTCCTGGAAGCACATCGACCACCCGTCCGAGGTTGTCGAAGTCGGCCAGGAAGTCACCGTCGAGGTTCTCGAGGTCGACCTGGACCGCGAGCGTGTTTCCCTGTCGCTCAAGGCTACGCAGGAAGATCCGTGGCAGACCTTCGCCCGCACCCACGCCCTCGGGCAGGTTGTTCCGGGTAAGGTCACCAAGCTGGTTCCGTTCGGCGCGTTCGTCCGCGTTGAAGACGGCATCGAAGGCCTGGTCCACATCTCCGAGCTCGCAGTCCGCCACGTTGAGCTGGCCGAGCAGGTTGTGTCCGTTGGTGACGAGCTGTTCGTCAAGGTCATCGACATCGACCTCGAGCGTCGCCGCATCTCCCTCTCCCTCAAGCAGGCTAACGAGGGCGTTGACGCTGAGAGCACCGAATTCGATCCGGCTCTCTACGGCATGGCCGCTGAGTACGACGAAGAAGGCAACTACAAGTACCCGGAGGGCTTCGACCCGGAGTCCAACGAGTGGCTTGAAGGCTACGAGACGCAGCGCGCCGTCTGGGAGCAGCAGTACGCTGACGCCCAGACCCGCTGGGAAGCACACAAGAAGCAGGTTGCCCAGCACGCTGCCGACGACGCTGCAGCTGCAACGTCCGGCGAGAGCGACTCCGGCACCACCAGCTACTCCTCCGAGCCGGCTGCAACCGAGACCGGTGCAGGCACGCTTGCTTCGGACGAGGCTCTTGCAGCACTGCGCGAGAAGCTGACCGGCAACTAA
- a CDS encoding GNAT family N-acetyltransferase → MAGQYEIRRFRAAEKDGPGYAAGAEWLRGVGVGFYDDRHKEEFVDKLLAMNRVDNRELTGVYQGEVAAHSLARDVPVATFATFRKELNIGYGRQLPAHMVTSVTVRGTHRRQGLLRRMMTEDLTAARADGMAVAALTASEASIYERFGYGVATFERIIQVDTGPRFRLRHGATGRVEIADPRVLLDLAPEVFARVHRHTPGSLGRQEAYRQRVSGAWSKDGSEDGAVKCALHYDADGTVDGYVSYKFAGWEAKPPMVKIVDLLAATDAAYLELWQFLGSIDLVERVSWQESPVDDPLGWALEDARCIEASDHRDMLWLRILDTAAALAARRYTADGTLVLRILDGLGLAGGTFELVVRDGDATVTRVGEDRGTDLVMDVAALGSIYLGGVCPVTLAAAGRISQRAAGAALTARRMFAVERAPHCLTHF, encoded by the coding sequence GTGGCAGGGCAGTACGAGATCAGGCGGTTCCGGGCGGCAGAGAAGGACGGACCGGGCTACGCCGCGGGCGCGGAGTGGCTCCGCGGCGTCGGCGTCGGCTTCTACGACGACCGGCACAAGGAAGAGTTCGTGGACAAGCTCCTGGCCATGAACCGGGTGGACAACCGGGAACTGACCGGGGTCTACCAGGGTGAGGTGGCGGCCCACTCCCTGGCCAGGGACGTTCCAGTCGCCACCTTCGCGACCTTTCGGAAGGAGCTGAACATCGGTTACGGCCGGCAGCTGCCGGCCCACATGGTCACCTCCGTTACGGTGCGCGGCACGCACCGCCGCCAGGGGCTGCTGCGCCGGATGATGACGGAGGACCTGACGGCCGCCCGCGCTGACGGGATGGCCGTAGCCGCCCTGACGGCCTCGGAAGCGTCGATCTACGAACGATTCGGCTACGGCGTCGCCACCTTTGAACGCATCATCCAGGTGGATACCGGGCCGCGGTTCCGGCTCCGGCATGGCGCCACCGGCCGGGTGGAAATCGCCGACCCCAGGGTTCTGCTGGACCTCGCCCCCGAGGTGTTTGCCCGCGTCCACCGGCATACTCCCGGTTCGCTGGGCCGTCAGGAGGCGTACCGGCAAAGGGTTTCCGGGGCCTGGTCCAAAGACGGTTCCGAGGACGGCGCGGTCAAGTGCGCCCTGCACTACGACGCCGACGGTACTGTGGACGGCTACGTTTCCTACAAGTTTGCCGGCTGGGAGGCCAAACCTCCGATGGTCAAGATTGTGGACCTGCTGGCTGCCACCGACGCAGCGTATCTGGAGCTGTGGCAGTTCCTGGGCAGCATCGACCTGGTGGAGCGGGTCAGCTGGCAGGAGTCACCGGTTGACGATCCGCTGGGCTGGGCGCTGGAGGACGCGCGCTGCATCGAGGCCTCGGACCACCGCGACATGCTCTGGCTCAGGATCCTGGACACCGCGGCGGCCCTGGCGGCGCGCCGCTATACCGCGGACGGCACCCTCGTCCTGCGGATCCTGGACGGCCTCGGACTTGCCGGCGGGACGTTCGAGCTGGTGGTGCGCGACGGCGACGCCACCGTCACCCGGGTGGGGGAGGACCGCGGAACGGATCTGGTCATGGACGTCGCGGCGCTGGGCTCCATCTACCTCGGCGGTGTCTGCCCGGTCACGCTTGCCGCTGCCGGCCGGATCAGCCAGCGCGCCGCCGGAGCAGCGCTGACCGCCCGGCGGATGTTCGCCGTCGAGCGCGCACCGCACTGCCTCACCCACTTCTGA